The proteins below are encoded in one region of Triticum aestivum cultivar Chinese Spring chromosome 1B, IWGSC CS RefSeq v2.1, whole genome shotgun sequence:
- the LOC123087209 gene encoding uncharacterized protein At4g08330, chloroplastic, producing the protein MEFDKRTGTPSPLLPRSASTVTYCCGRCGYDLKLSSSARDTAGIVGSGAGGARRRDWRSAAVVVFDSIDDARFGHLDEFRCLDLRARRLFARRTRLLCRKCGAHLGYGYDDNSTATRPPRYHIKIRALHPASSDDAFSAAATPPPPDKPADPRS; encoded by the exons ATGGAGTTCGACAAGCGCACGGGGACGCCTTCTCCCCTTCTCCCCCGGAGCGCCTCCACCGTCACCTACTG CTGCGGCCGGTGcgggtacgacctgaagctgagcTCGTCGGCGCGGGACACGGCGGGCATCGTGGGCTCCGGCGCCGGAGGGGCGAGGCGACGGGACTGGCGGAGCGCGGCCGTGGTGGTGTTCGACTCCATCGACGACGCGCGCTTCGGCCACCTCGACGAGTTCCGCTGCCTCGACCTGCGCGCGCGCCGCCTCTTCGCGCGCCGCACGCGCCTGCTCTGCCGCAAGTGCGGCGCGCACCTCGGCTACGGCTACGACGACAACAGCACCGCCACCAGGCCGCCGCGGTACCACATCAAGATCCGCGCCCTCCACCCCGCCTCCTCCGATGACGCCTTCTCCGCCGCCgcgacgccaccgccgcccgacAAGCCGGCGGATCCGCGATCTTGA